TCGATATTTCCGGTCCCCGTCGCCGAAGCGTCTGCGACGACTCGGACGCTCCGCAGGAAGTTCATAGACTACGGACGGGCGCTGTGGGCAAAACGCTTCGGACAATGTTGAACAGCTAGACAGTCAGGATGACAGACAGTGATTCGCCCGAAAATCGACCGTCTACCCCGTCAGACACCAGCGTTCGCGCATTCGACTGCCACTAAACACTATACCCCCTCCCGCGTGGTTTGTGTATGAACCGAACCATCGACCACGTCGCGTTCGGTGGTATCGAGCTGTACGAACTCCGAACTGCTGCCAACGAGGTCGGTCTCACACCGACGTACGGTGGTGAGCACAGCACCGGAACGACGCACATGGCAGTCGTTCCTTTTCCCGACGGGTCGTACCTCGAACTCATCGCACCGACGCTCGGGACAGACGCTGAGAACGCCGGGTTCTGGCCGACCCACCTCGCTGCTGGCGCTGGCCCCACCGGATGGTGTCTCGAAGTCTCCGACGTCGCTGCCAGCGCGAAGGCCGCCATCGACAGCGGTGTCCCAGTCGACGGCCCGCACGAAGCGTCGAGAGAGCGACCCGACGGCCGCCTCGTCGAGTGGGATATGTGCTTCGAAGGCGACGACTTACGGCTCCCGTTCACCATTCGGGACCGAACACCGCGGCCGTATCGCGTTCCACGAACGTCCCAGAACACTCCCATCCGTGGACTTCAGACGGTCATCGTCGCAACCCGTGACCGTGAGGCGACCGCCGACCTATTCGCCCGACGGCATCGCTACCCCTCGCCCGTCGATATCAACGGTCCCTTTTCGAACTTTGCCGTCCTTCCGGGCACGCCACTCGCCCTCTGTGAACCCGGTGACGACGAACTCGGCGAGCGAATCGAGACAGTCGGCGAAGGACCGTGTGCGTTCCTCGTCGGCGTCACCGACCTCGACCGGGCGCGGCAGTCGCTGTCGCTCGGACCGGAGATTCGCTTCAGTGACCGCCGGATGGCGTGGTTCGACCACGAGATGTTCGACCGGCGGTTGGGCGTGGTCGAACTCCACTGAACGGCCTCACGAACGACTAACAAACTGCCTCACGAACGACTCACCAACGGCCCACTGCGACTCCCTGAACGACCCGCATCGACTCCCCGCGCCCCGCCTCAGGCCGCGCAGTTGTTCGGCCCGAGTTCGAGTTCAGTCGCTTCTTCTTCGTCACCGATAGATTCTCGCCCGGTGTTTATCGCGATGACCCGTTCGTAGTTCGGCGGTTTCTCCGGCGTCTCGTCGGCGATGCGGTGGACGAACGTCTCTTCGTCCATCCCCAGAAGGTCTAACTCCTCGCGGAGTTCGCCGAGCGTCGTGCTCACGAGTTCTCCTGGCGAGGCGACACCGTAGGTCCCGTCGGTGGCGACAGAGACGTGACCGGGGAGAATTCGTGTCTCTGCTGGCAGCGAGAGAATTCGTTCGTGGAGGGTGTCGTAGAGCAGTTCTGCACCCGTCGCGGCGTCTGCATCGCCGAACTGGAGTTCGGTCCGACCGACCGACTCGACGAACAGCGTGTCGCCGGTCAAGAGGAATCGTCCGTCGACGAGGTAGTTCGTCATGTCCGAGGTATGTCCCGGTGTGTACAGTGCTTCGATTTCCACGTCGCCCACTCGCACCGTGTCACCGTCGTCCAGCGGCGTGAAGTCGTACTGAACGTCACGGTCGGTTGCGTGGCTTCCGAGGTAGTACGGAACGCCGAGTCGGTCTGCCAGCGCCCGCCCCCCGGAGACGTGGTCGGCGTGGACGTGGGTGTCGAGGACGCCAGTGATGACCATCCCTGCGTCGGCGGCGACGAGTTCGAACTCGTGGTACTGTCGTGTCGCGTCCACGACGACGGCCTCTCGTGTCGACCGAGACCCGACGACGTAGCCGAGACAGCCTTTGGCGCGACGCTGGACCTGTGCGACGAACAGGTCGTCGTCTTCGGTATCGAGTTCGACGACTTCGTACAGTTTACTCCAGTCTTGCATGCCGCCTTTGACGACTGACACGTCGTCGTACCCGCGGGTACTGAGTTCGAACCCGAGCGACGTCGACGACAGTCCCTTTCCACAGATCGTGACGAGTGGTCCAGATTCGGCGAGTTCCTCGACTCGCTCCCAATCCCAGTCACCACCGAGCCCATCGACGGGATGGTACGGAACGTTCACTGCACCCTCGATATGCCACGCTTCGAAACTCCCTGGTGGTCGTGTGTCGACCACCGTAAACGACTTCCCGGCGTCGAGGTCGGCCGCGAGTTCCTGAACCGTAATCTGGTGGAGGAGTTTTCCCATGTGTGTAGCTATGGCAACCACGCCCAAAACCGTTTGTGGCGAGGAGATTCGACCGCGAAGTCGCGTCGTCAGCGGTGCCGATGTGGTCACTCCGAAGCGTGAACGGTGGCGCTGTCGCTCGGCGAGTGAGCGCGAGAAAAGTTCGAGTTGAAACGGTCGACCCGTCTACAGTTCCGCCTCGAAGTCTTCGAGGGCGTAGACGGTGTCGGTGCCGCGGCGGTCGAGCGTCTCGTTGGCGAGGAGCCAGTAGACGACCGACAGTGCACGGCGACCCTTGTTGTTCGTCGGAACGACGAGGTCGACGTTCGACGTCTGGTTGTTGGAGTCACACATCGCGATGACGGGGATACCGACCGTGATGGCCTCCTTGACTGCCTGTGCGTCACCGATCGGGTCGGTGACGACGACCACGTCAGGCTCGATGTAGCCGGCGTAGTCCGGGTTCGTCAGCGTGCCAGGGATAAAGCGTCCCGTGCGGGCACGAGCGCCGACGGCGTCGGCGAACTTCTCGGCCGGGAATCGACCGTACTGACGGGAGGACGTAACCAGAATCTGCTCTGGGTTGTAGTTCGCGAGGAAGTCCGCGGCGGTGCGGATTCGCGAGTCCGTCTGGCTCACGTCGAGCACGTACAGCCCATCGTCACGGACACGGTGGATGAACCGAACCATGTCCTTGGTCTTCTGCTGGGTACCGATGTGGACACCGGCGGCCAGGTAGTCTTCGACCGGGATGAGCAGGTCGGCGTCTTCGTCGGGCATGACGTCCTCGTCGAAGGCCGGCTCAGGCTCTGCTTCTTCGGCCTCGGCGGCCTCGTCGGCCGCCTCGGCGGTCTCTGCTGTCTCGTCTTCGGTGGCGGCCTCGTCGATGCCCGTCTCGGCGACCTCTTCGGTCTCCGTCTCGGGTTCCTCGTCGGCGACCTCCACCGCGTCGTTTTCGTTGTCGCTCATACTGCGTCGTCCGCGATGCGGATGAGTTCGTTCAGCTTGGCAGTTCGCTCGCCTTGCACCGTGCCGGTCTTGATGAACGGCGCGTCGGTGGCGACGGCGAGGTGTGCGATGGTCGTGTCTTCCGTCTCACCAGAGCGGTGAGAGATGACAGCGTCCATCCCGTTACGGGAGGCGAGTTCGACGGCGTCGAACGCGTCGGACAGCGTCCCGATCTGGTTCGGTTTGATGAGGATGGAGTTCGCGGCACCCACGTCGATACCTTCCTGCAGGCGGTCGACGTTGGTGACAAAGAGGTCGTCACCGCAGATCAGCGTGCGGTCTCCCACACGGTCGGTGAGTTCCGCGAAGCCCTCGTAGTCGTTCTCGTCGAGGGGGTCTTCGACGTAGACGAGGTCGTACTCGTCGACCATTTCGGCGACGTAGTCGATCTGCTCGTCCGTCGTCTTCGTCTCGTCGCCGTAGTGGTAGACACCATCTTCGAACATCTCGGACGCGGCGATGTCGAGACCGAAGCGAATCTCGAAGCCGAGTTCGTCCTCGACGTCGGAGACTGCTTCTTCCATAATCTCGAACGCTTCGGCGTCGGAGACTGCTGGTGCCCACGCACCCTCGTCGCCCTTCGCGGCGGGCACACCACGCTCGTCGAGAATCTCGGACGCGCGGGCGTGGACCTTCGCGTTGGCGAAGACGGCTTCGGAGACGCTCGGCGCACCGACTGGTGCGGCGAGGAACTCCTGGATGTTCGTGGCTTCCTTGGCGTGTTCACCGCCACCGATGACGTTACCGAGTGGCGTCGGGAAGTTGTCCCCACGGAACGCGCCGCCGAGGTGCTGGTACAGGGGTGCACCGAGCACGTCGGCGCCGGCCTTCGCGGCCGCCATCGAGATGGCGACGGCGCTGTTGGCGCCAATCTCCGAGAAGTTCTCGGTACCGTCTGCTGCTCGCAGTGCCGCATCGACTTCACGCTGGTCACCCGCGTAGACTTCGTCTACGAGACGGGGAACGGCGTGGCGTCGGGCCGCTGCGATTGCTTCGGTCGGCGGCAGTTCGATCGCTTCGTACTCGCCAGTGGATGCACCACTCGGGGCCGCAGCACGACCGAACCCACCGGATTCGGTGAGCACGTCGGCTTCGACCGTCGGGTTGCCACGGGAGTCGAGCACGCGGCGCAGTGAGACTGATGTGATTCGAGTCATGTTGTCACTTACCCTCTCGTTTCACGGTGAACGGAAGGACACCTGCATCGTACTCCTCAGCGGCGATGAGTATCGGTTCGGTCTGCTCAGTCTCCACGAGCACGGGTGCTCCGTAGGAGACCTGCAGCGCTCGCGCGCCGAGGATGCGGGCTTTCTCGTACCGATTGTACCGTTGTATCATTGGTAGGGTGACACGACGTCCACGAGGTCTTTGTGCGATACCATCATCCGCCGGCAGCAGGCACGAGTGACCCCGAGGTCGTCGAGGACTTCTGCAGGGTCCTCGTCACCCTCGCGAGCACGGGCCTGGAATTCATCCCAGTGTTCGCCAATCACCTTGCCGCAGGTGAAACACCGGACGGGAATCATCATGGTTAGATCACCTCAGCGGTAGGACTTCTGGTAGCGAGCGCGTGCGCCCGGTCCGCCCCACTTCTTGGGTTCGGACTGGCGAACGTCGTTGACCAGCAGCGAGCGGTCGAACTCCATGTACGCGTCGCGAAGTTCCGCGTCGTTCAGGTGCTGCACCAGCCCACGAGCGAGCGCGGTGCGGACTGCGTCGGCCTGACCGGCCACGCCGCCCCCGTTGACGCGCACGTCGATGTCGACCTGCGAGCGGAGGTCCTCACCTGCGATGCGGAACGGTTCCAGCATCTTCAGGCGGGCCATCTCCGGCTCGACCAGCTCGACCGGCTGGGAGTTGATACGGACTCGACCTTCACCGTCGCGCACGGTTGCGCGGGCGATGGCGGTCTTCTTCTTCCCGGACGTGTTGGTTACCATGTGACGTTAGCACCCAGCTTCTCGGAGACCTCTCCGAGCGAGATGAACTTGATGTTCGAAAGTCGGTCCAGCGAGGTCTCGTCGAGCATCTCGCCGTCTTCGTCGAACGGGTTGCCGACGTAGACGCGGATGTTCGAGAACGCCTCGCGTCCTCGGGGCTTCTTGTACGGAACCATCCCGCGGATGGCGCGCTTGAAGATGCGGTCGGGACGCTTCGGGTAGTACGGACCCTGGTCCGAACCAACGTCGGCGCGCTTGCGGTAGACGCTCATGACGTCATCTTCGGAACCGGTGATGACGGCGTCTTCCGCGTTGATGACGGCGACCTTCTCGCCTGCGAGGGCGCGCTGAGCGACCTCCGAGGCGACGCGGCCCATGATGCAGTTCTTCGCGTCGACGACGACGTCGGCGTCGAATTCTGCGAGGCTCATCGGATCACCCGCACGTTGGACCCTTCGGGGTTCTGTTCAGCAATCTGTTCGAGCGTCACGACGTCGCCAACCTGCTCGATCTTCGTTCGAGCGGTGGACGAGAAGTCCACAGCAGCGACTGTGACGTTTTTCTGCAGCACACCGCTACCCAGCACCTTGCCGGGCACGACGACGGTTTCGTCTTCTCGAGCGTATCGTTCGATACGGCTCAGGTTGACTTCCGCGTGGGTGCGCCGTGGCTTTTCGAGACGGTCCGCGACATCCTGCCAGACGTTGGCACCGGACTCACGCGAGACCGCCTTCAGCTCGGCGATGAGACTGTTGAGTCTCGGGTTCGTCTTACTCATTGTCTACCTCCAGAGAGAAAGCGGAGTGCAGGGAGCAGGATTTGAACCTGCGGACTCCTATGAGACAGCGCCCTGAACGCTGCGCCGTTGGCCAGACTTGGCTATCCCTGCAAGCATTCCGCTGTACTTCATGCCCCGTAAAAACACCTTCGGTCCGACCCGGTGCCGTGACACAGTCACACGCCACGCTGTCCGTGGGTTTGACTGGTCGCGGGGTGGGCGACCGTCGGTGGTGGTACGGGGCAGTAATCATTCTTACAGTGAGACCTTCTCTTCGAGCTCGGCTGCGCGGTCACCAAGCGAGGCGACGGCGCGAAGCACCAGCTCATCGACCGTGAAGGAACCATCCGTCTCCACACTGAAGACGAACGCTTCCGGCACGTCGTACACTTCGACCTCTTTACCGGGATACCGCTTCGTCAGGTCGTTGTCGAACTCGCTCGTGACCACGAGGTCGCCGTCTTCGGCGTCCTCGTCGTCTGCGTGTTCGGCAGCGGCCTCTTCGATGACGCCGCGGAGAATGTTCGGTTCTTGTTCGTCGAACTCGCCGGCGTCGCCGACGACCTCCACGCGTTGGAGGTGTCGGTAGCCGACAGCGACCCCACCTTGGTTTTTGGCGTGGTCTTTCCCGTAGCCGAGGACGGCGTCTGCCTCGAATTCGAGGCGCTGACCTTCCTTCAGCTCGATAATTGGGACGTTCTCGTCCGCGGGGACGACCATGTCGTCCGCGGACTCGATGTCCCCGGAGTACGCAGTCGCCGGCCCGTCGACTTCGAGCGCGACGGTGACGGTGTCACCAGGCTCGAACTCGTCGAGGGGCGTGGTCAGCGGAACCAGACCGAGCCGAAGCCCGATCATCTCGTCGAACATGACCGACGTGTTCTCTACGAACCGAACGGTATCGATGGAGAACGTCGGCACGTCGGCGACCATCGCTCGACGAATGCCGTTGGCTAACGCCGGGGTCAGACCGCGCGCAACGAAACGGGCGCGTCGGTCTTCGCGTTCGATGAACTCGACCTCGAAGTCGTTTGCCATGGTATGTTAGAGTCGGCTGTTTTTGGGCGCGCGAGTTCCGTCGTGCGGAATCGGCGTCACGTCCTCGATGCGACCGATCTCGAGACCGGCGCGAGCGAGGGCGCGAATCGTTGCCTGTGCACCGGGTCCGGGGCTCTTGTTACGGTTGCCACCGGGGCCACGGACACGGACGTGCAGGCCCGAGATGCCGGCCGCCTTGATCTGGTCGGCGACGCTCTCAGCCATCTGCATGGCCGCGTACGGGGATGCCTCGTCACGGTTCTGCTTGACGACGGAACCACCGGACGACTTGACAATCGTCTCGGCGCCCGTGATGTCAGTGACCGTGATGAGCGTGTTGTTGAACGATGCGTGTACGTGGGCGATTCCCCACTTGTCACCAGTTTCGGATTCGCTCATTCTTGGGCCTCCGCGCGCTCAGGGTGCAGTTCATCCGAGAGCGGCGACGTCTCGTCGAAGCTCACGGTGTCCTCTTCGTCGACTTCCACCTTGCGGGATGGGACGGTGATTCGAGCGCCGTCGATCGTCACGTGTCCGTGGACGATGAACTGACGTGCCTGCTGCGGCGTCTGTCCGATGCCGTTGCGGTAGGCGATCGTCTGGTAACGTCGCTCGAGAATGTCCGTCACGTCGAGACGCAGGGTCTGGGAGATGTCGTCTTCTGCAGACAGGATCCCGTAGCGGCGCAGGCGTGCCATGAACTCGGCACCGAGCGCCTCTGCTTCTTCTGCGTCACCCTGGGCCTCACCGAGGAGGCGACGTGCCTCACGGCGGATGTTGCGCAGTTCAGACTGCGCGCGCCAGAGTTCCTCTTTGTTCTTGAGACCGTAGCGAGAGAGGAGGTCCGCTTCCTGGGCGATACGCTCGCCCTGGAACGGGTGATTCGGAGTCTCGTAGAACTTGGTGTTTTTACCAGTCGTCATTCTTCTGCTTGCGCCTCCTTGATCTCCTCGACGTTGACACCGATGGTGCCTTCAGTACGTCCAGTGGACTTCGTCCGCTGGCCGCGAACCTTCTGGCCGCGCTGGTGTCGAACGCCTTTGTAGGAGCTGATCATCTTCATGCGGTTGATGTCATGACGACGCTTTTCCTCGAGGTCCGAACCCGTGATGTGGGCGGTCTCACCGGAGAAGAAGTCCTTCTGTCGGTTGACCATCCACTCGGGAGAGTGGTCCTCGAAGTTCTCGACGACATCGACGACCGCGTCGATCTCGTCTTCGGGAAGTTTACCGAACAGCGCCGTTCGGTCAACTTCCGCGGCGTCGGCGATGATGCGCGCTGTGCGCTTGCCGATACCCTTCATGTCCGTCAGACTGCGCTCTACCGTCTTCGTACCGTCAAGGTCGGTCTGACCAATTCGGATGAAGTAACGGAGGTCCTCTCCCTCCTCCGGTGAGCCGTCCTGTGGTTCTTCTGCACTCATGACTTGGAAAGTCGTATTGTGAGCGTTGCGGCGGGGATTCGAACCCCGGGGGCTTGACGCCACTGAGTTAGCAACCCAGCGCCTTGGGCCAGGCTTGGCTACCGCAACACTGCGTTCGTGTTAGTTTCGCCCTATCGGACTCGGGGTCTACACCCCTACAGCGATTGCATGCGATACGAGACGGGGCCGTTACTTAAACGTCACGAAAGGCCTCCCCCATGGTACAGCGGGACAGTGCTCCTACTGCCGGTTGTGGTGTGTTACGCTCTCTCACCGAAATCATAACTACACGAGTTACGTATTCCGTGCAATGAGTTCGACAGACTCGGCTTCCACGCCGAAGAAACCCGTCCGAATCGAGACGAAAGACGAGTTAGACGCGCTCGTCTCGGAACACGACCGTGTCCTCCTCGACATCTACACGAGCGGGTGTACGCTCTGTCAGAGCATCGAACCGGTCCTCGGGACCGTCGCCAAAGTGACCGACGTGGTCGTCGCCATGGTGAATCCGAAGACGGACATGTCCATCGCCGACGAGTACGTCATCCGAAGCGTTCCGACGTTGCTCCTGTTCGACGACGGCGAGGTCGTCGGACGCCTCGACGACGGGTTCCAGGGCGCACAGGCTATCATCGACTTCATCGAGAATCCAGAACAGTAACCGAAACCGCCGCGTCAGAGGTTGCAGTCGTCGGCGGCGGTGGCGACGTCTCCCGGATGGTCGGGGCCGCTCGGCATCACGTTGTCGAGCAGGAAGTAGACAGACTCGCGCATCGCGTGGGCGGACTCGGGTCGCGTTCCAGTGACGCGAACATCGAGGCTCCGAAACAGAAACGCCATCAAGTTCTCGGCCATCACGTCCGCGTCCATCTCGCGGTAGTG
The genomic region above belongs to Haloferax marinisediminis and contains:
- a CDS encoding VOC family protein; protein product: MNRTIDHVAFGGIELYELRTAANEVGLTPTYGGEHSTGTTHMAVVPFPDGSYLELIAPTLGTDAENAGFWPTHLAAGAGPTGWCLEVSDVAASAKAAIDSGVPVDGPHEASRERPDGRLVEWDMCFEGDDLRLPFTIRDRTPRPYRVPRTSQNTPIRGLQTVIVATRDREATADLFARRHRYPSPVDINGPFSNFAVLPGTPLALCEPGDDELGERIETVGEGPCAFLVGVTDLDRARQSLSLGPEIRFSDRRMAWFDHEMFDRRLGVVELH
- a CDS encoding MBL fold metallo-hydrolase, encoding MGKLLHQITVQELAADLDAGKSFTVVDTRPPGSFEAWHIEGAVNVPYHPVDGLGGDWDWERVEELAESGPLVTICGKGLSSTSLGFELSTRGYDDVSVVKGGMQDWSKLYEVVELDTEDDDLFVAQVQRRAKGCLGYVVGSRSTREAVVVDATRQYHEFELVAADAGMVITGVLDTHVHADHVSGGRALADRLGVPYYLGSHATDRDVQYDFTPLDDGDTVRVGDVEIEALYTPGHTSDMTNYLVDGRFLLTGDTLFVESVGRTELQFGDADAATGAELLYDTLHERILSLPAETRILPGHVSVATDGTYGVASPGELVSTTLGELREELDLLGMDEETFVHRIADETPEKPPNYERVIAINTGRESIGDEEEATELELGPNNCAA
- the rpsB gene encoding 30S ribosomal protein S2; this translates as MSDNENDAVEVADEEPETETEEVAETGIDEAATEDETAETAEAADEAAEAEEAEPEPAFDEDVMPDEDADLLIPVEDYLAAGVHIGTQQKTKDMVRFIHRVRDDGLYVLDVSQTDSRIRTAADFLANYNPEQILVTSSRQYGRFPAEKFADAVGARARTGRFIPGTLTNPDYAGYIEPDVVVVTDPIGDAQAVKEAITVGIPVIAMCDSNNQTSNVDLVVPTNNKGRRALSVVYWLLANETLDRRGTDTVYALEDFEAEL
- the eno gene encoding phosphopyruvate hydratase, translated to MTRITSVSLRRVLDSRGNPTVEADVLTESGGFGRAAAPSGASTGEYEAIELPPTEAIAAARRHAVPRLVDEVYAGDQREVDAALRAADGTENFSEIGANSAVAISMAAAKAGADVLGAPLYQHLGGAFRGDNFPTPLGNVIGGGEHAKEATNIQEFLAAPVGAPSVSEAVFANAKVHARASEILDERGVPAAKGDEGAWAPAVSDAEAFEIMEEAVSDVEDELGFEIRFGLDIAASEMFEDGVYHYGDETKTTDEQIDYVAEMVDEYDLVYVEDPLDENDYEGFAELTDRVGDRTLICGDDLFVTNVDRLQEGIDVGAANSILIKPNQIGTLSDAFDAVELASRNGMDAVISHRSGETEDTTIAHLAVATDAPFIKTGTVQGERTAKLNELIRIADDAV
- a CDS encoding DNA-directed RNA polymerase subunit K; amino-acid sequence: MIQRYNRYEKARILGARALQVSYGAPVLVETEQTEPILIAAEEYDAGVLPFTVKREGK
- a CDS encoding DNA-directed RNA polymerase subunit N, which codes for MMIPVRCFTCGKVIGEHWDEFQARAREGDEDPAEVLDDLGVTRACCRRMMVSHKDLVDVVSPYQ
- a CDS encoding 30S ribosomal protein S9, yielding MVTNTSGKKKTAIARATVRDGEGRVRINSQPVELVEPEMARLKMLEPFRIAGEDLRSQVDIDVRVNGGGVAGQADAVRTALARGLVQHLNDAELRDAYMEFDRSLLVNDVRQSEPKKWGGPGARARYQKSYR
- a CDS encoding 50S ribosomal protein L13 produces the protein MSLAEFDADVVVDAKNCIMGRVASEVAQRALAGEKVAVINAEDAVITGSEDDVMSVYRKRADVGSDQGPYYPKRPDRIFKRAIRGMVPYKKPRGREAFSNIRVYVGNPFDEDGEMLDETSLDRLSNIKFISLGEVSEKLGANVTW
- a CDS encoding 50S ribosomal protein L18e codes for the protein MSKTNPRLNSLIAELKAVSRESGANVWQDVADRLEKPRRTHAEVNLSRIERYAREDETVVVPGKVLGSGVLQKNVTVAAVDFSSTARTKIEQVGDVVTLEQIAEQNPEGSNVRVIR
- a CDS encoding DNA-directed RNA polymerase subunit D; its protein translation is MANDFEVEFIEREDRRARFVARGLTPALANGIRRAMVADVPTFSIDTVRFVENTSVMFDEMIGLRLGLVPLTTPLDEFEPGDTVTVALEVDGPATAYSGDIESADDMVVPADENVPIIELKEGQRLEFEADAVLGYGKDHAKNQGGVAVGYRHLQRVEVVGDAGEFDEQEPNILRGVIEEAAAEHADDEDAEDGDLVVTSEFDNDLTKRYPGKEVEVYDVPEAFVFSVETDGSFTVDELVLRAVASLGDRAAELEEKVSL
- a CDS encoding 30S ribosomal protein S11; amino-acid sequence: MSESETGDKWGIAHVHASFNNTLITVTDITGAETIVKSSGGSVVKQNRDEASPYAAMQMAESVADQIKAAGISGLHVRVRGPGGNRNKSPGPGAQATIRALARAGLEIGRIEDVTPIPHDGTRAPKNSRL
- a CDS encoding 30S ribosomal protein S4, with product MTTGKNTKFYETPNHPFQGERIAQEADLLSRYGLKNKEELWRAQSELRNIRREARRLLGEAQGDAEEAEALGAEFMARLRRYGILSAEDDISQTLRLDVTDILERRYQTIAYRNGIGQTPQQARQFIVHGHVTIDGARITVPSRKVEVDEEDTVSFDETSPLSDELHPERAEAQE
- a CDS encoding 30S ribosomal protein S13, with the protein product MSAEEPQDGSPEEGEDLRYFIRIGQTDLDGTKTVERSLTDMKGIGKRTARIIADAAEVDRTALFGKLPEDEIDAVVDVVENFEDHSPEWMVNRQKDFFSGETAHITGSDLEEKRRHDINRMKMISSYKGVRHQRGQKVRGQRTKSTGRTEGTIGVNVEEIKEAQAEE
- a CDS encoding thioredoxin family protein, producing MSSTDSASTPKKPVRIETKDELDALVSEHDRVLLDIYTSGCTLCQSIEPVLGTVAKVTDVVVAMVNPKTDMSIADEYVIRSVPTLLLFDDGEVVGRLDDGFQGAQAIIDFIENPEQ